TGTCCCGGACCGCCGCAGCGATCCCACGCGCATTCCACCCCGCAGCGACCAGCTCACGCCTGGTCTTCAATTCCCCCATACCGCAAGAATCTAGCGCTCCTCGGCGACGAGTATGTCGGCGATGATGCCGTCGATAAGCAGCCTTCCCGCATCGGTCGCCGCGACCCGGCCACCCGTGACGGCGAGGGTCCCGAGCTGGACATGCTTATCGACGGCCCCCTGCCCGGCCTCATTGATCCAGCCCAGGGGCACGCCCTCGGCCAGTCGCAGGCCCAGCATGAGCGCCTCGGTGTGCAAATCCGCAGGTGAGAGGGTTTCGCGCTCCTGGATCGGCAGGCGCCCCTCCCCCAGCTCCGCGTAGTAGCGCGCGGGGTGTTTGACGTTGTAGAAGCGCTCCCCAGCGACGAAGGAGTGCGCACCCGGGCCGGCGCCCCACCAGTCCTGGCCGCGCCAGTAGATGAGGTTGTGCTCGCACTCCCCGCCGGGTCGGGTCCAGTTGGACACCTCATACCAGGAGAAACCGGCCCCGCGCAGGCGCTCGTCGATGATGGCGTAGCGGTCGGCATAGACGTCGTCATCCGGCTGGGGAAGTTCGCCGCGGCGCACCTTGCGGGCCATCGCCGTGCCGTCCTCGACGATGAGCGAGTAGGCGGAGACGTGGTCGACCTCGGCAGAGAGGACGTGGTCGAGGGTGCGGCGGACGTCGTCGTCCGTCTCCGTGGGCGTGCCGTAGATCATGTCCAAGTTCACGTGTTCGAAACCCGCGGCCTTCGCCTCCCGAGCGGCCGCGACGGGGCGGCCCGGAGTGTGCTGGCGGTCGAGGACCCGCAGCACGGCGGCGGAGGCGGACTGCATTCCCAGCGAGATCCGGGTGTATCCGGCCTTGCGCAGACCGGCGAAGAAGGCCGGTGAGGTGGATTCCGGGTTGGACTCCGTGGTGATCTCGGCGCCGTCGACAAGCCCGAAAGAACCGCGCACGGCATCGAGAACCCGGGAGAGTCCCGCCGCCCCCAGCAGCGAGGGGGTGCCGCCGCCGATGAAGACCGTGTCCGCCGCCCGGCCCACCTGCGCGGCGCCCAGCTCCAGCTCCTTCTCCAGCGCCACCAGGTAGGACTCGGTCGAGGCCGCCGAGCCCAGTTCGCCGGGTGTGTAGGTGTTGAAATCGCAGTACCCGCACCGCGTGGCGCAGAACGGCACGTGGACGTAGACGCCGAACTTTTCTCCAGACATATCTTGCAGGTTAACCGCACGGCACGTCCGCCCCAACGTGTAACGTATGGCTATCCGCGACAGGCGGCCCGAACTCCCGGCGCACCCATGGAAAGGATCGATCCGTGCCCGACCCTGACAGTTGTCACCCCCGACCCCACGTTTGCCGTGAGGAAGGGGGAACGCGATGCTGAGCGGCATTCTCCTGCTTCTGGGAGGGATCGTGGTCATCGGCCTGATCATCGCGTGGAATGCGTTCCACGTCGCCCAGGAATTCGCCTACATGTCCGTCGACCGCCAGGAGCTGCGTGCCGCGGCCTCCCACGGCGATGAGCGCGCGGCGGCGGCGCTGAAGATCACCCAGCGGACCTCGTTCATGCTCTCGGCGGCGCAGCTGGGCATCACCATCTCGGGCCTGCTGGTCGGTTTCGCCGCGGAACCGCTCATCGGCCAAGCCCTGGGCCAGATCTTCGGGGTCTTCGGCGTCCCGGTCGCGCTGTCCGTGGCCATCGGCACGATCCTGGCGCTAGTTGCCGCGACCATCGTGCAGATGATCTTCGGTGAGCTCTTCCCCAAGAACTACACCATTGCCGCGCCCTACTCCTCGGCGCTCGCGCTGGCCCGACCCACCACCACGTATTTGCGCCTGTTCGGCTGGCTGGTGCGTTTCTTCGACTGGTCCTCGAACACCCTGCTCAAGCTGTTCGGCATCGAGCCCGTCGAGGACATCGACTCCACGACCGACCGCCACGACCTCGAGCATGTCCTCGACGACTCCCGCTCCTCCGGTGAGCTCGACGACCGCACCTACATGGTGCTCGACCGGATGCTGGAGTTCCCCGAGAAGGACGTCGATCACGCGATGATCCCCCGCTCGCGGGTCTCCGTCCTCACCCCGGAGACCACGGTGGGTGAGGCCCGGATGGAGATGTACCAGTCCCACACCCGCTTCCCCGTGGTCGACGACGAGCACGAACCCGTGGGTGTCGTGCACGTCCTCGACGTGCTCGACCCCGCGCTCAGCGGCGATTCCCTGGTCTCCGAGGTCATGCGCGAGCCCGTCATCGTGCACGAGCTCATGTCGCTGCCCGACACCGTGGCCGCGATCCGCGAGGCCGACGACCAGATGGCCTGTGTCATCGACGAGTACGGCGGCTTCGTCGGCATCGTCACCATGGAGGATCTCGGCGAGGAGGTGCTCGGCGACATGTACGACGAGCACGAGGACCCCGAGACCGAGGAGATCACCGCCACCCACTCCGACCAGTGGGTCGCCGACGGTGACACCCCGGTCGACGAGGTCGAGCGTGCGGTCGGCTACGACCTGCCCGACGGTGACTACGAGACCCTCTCCGGCCTGCTGCTCAGCGTGGCGGGCGGGCTTCTCGACGAAGGCGAGACCGTCACCCTGGACCTCAAGGCCCTGCCGGGCGACTTCGTCGACGACGCCGACGATCTGCCCTCCCGCTCGCTGAAGGCGGACATTCTCGAGGTCGAACGCAACGTGCCCAGCGAGATCCGCCTGACCCTGGTCGACCCCGACGCGGAGGACTACGAGGTCCAGAGCCCGCTGGACGGCGGCTCGACCGCGGTCTCCCGGATCCGTCAGCACCGCTCCACCACCGGGAAGGAAAACTAAATGAGCCACTGGTATGTCGCACTCCCGGTGACCATCGTGGTCATCATCGCCTCCGCCTTCTTTGTCATGGTGGAATTCTCCATGCTGTCGGCGCGCCGGCACCGCATCGAGGAGCAGGCCGAGCACTCCAGCTCCGCCCGGGCCGCCCTGCGCAGCCTCAACGAACTCACCGTCATGCTCGCCGCCGCTCAGCTGGGCATCACCGCGGCGACCTTCGCGCTGGGTGCCATCACTGAGCCGTGGATCCACCACGCGCTGACCCCGCTGTTCGAGCTAAGCGGTCTGCACCCCGGGGCGGCCAACGTCATCGCCTTCCTCTTCTCCCTCTTCATCGTCACCTTCATCCACCTCGTGGTGGGTGAGATGGCGCCGAAGTCCTGGGCCATCGCCCACCCGGAGCGGGCGCTCAACCTCATCGCGGTGCCCGCCCGCGGGTTCGTGGCCATCTTCCGGCCGCTGCTGCAGTGGATCAACCGCATCGCCAACCGTCTCGTGCGGCGCGCGGGGGCCGAGCCCATCGACCGGGCCGCCGCCAAGGGTTACGGCACGGAGACCCTGCACCACCTCGTGCTGCACTCCGCGGAGTCCGGGACGCTGGACAAGGACTACGCCGAGAACATCGAGGGTGTCATCGCCCTGGAGTCCAGCGACATTGGCCAGGCCGTGCGCGAGTACGGCTCCCCGTCCGTCGAGGTGTCCTCCGACGCCACGGTCGGCGAGGTCCATGCCGCCGCGCGCCGCCACGGTTACCTGCGCATCCTGCTCACCGACCCGGACTCGCCCATCCCCAACATCGTGCACATCCGCGACACGATGCTGGCCACGCCCGAGGAGCGCGCCGACAAGTTCGCGCACGAGCCGCAGCGCTGCGACTCGTCCTGCTCCATCCAGGACGTGCTCGACCTCATGCGTGACAAGAACGAGCAGCTCGTCGTCGTCATGGAGGACGGCTCGGTCCTGGGCACGATCACCTGGGACGACATCATGAACCAGCTCTGGCCGGAGATCGAGGAGAAGCTCGCCCGCTAGGAAAGAACGTATCGACGCCCGTTTCCCACTCATTGTGGAAAACGGGCGTCGATAAGTTTTTTAGGAGGCGAAACCCCGGGTGGCCTTCTTGGCGGCGACCTTGGCCACGATGCGGTCAATGCGTGCGCGCTCCGCGAGGAACTCCGGCGGATGGGTGCCGTGCATGGTGCGGGCGAAGGCCGGGTGGGCGCCGGGGACGGACTCCAGCCAGCCCTGGCCCGCCGCGGTGACGAGGTGGCCCGTGCGGGCGAAGAGGTGCGGCAGCGAGACGGCGTCGAGATCACGGGCGACAAGCTCGGTCTGCTGGAGGACGTAGTCGACCAGTTCGGTGAGGTGCTCGACGACCAGTTCTGTGCGGTCCTCCAGCGCCTGGGCCATGTCGTGCAGGGCGAGGGGGACCTCGGAGGTGGGGTGGAGCTCGGCAAGGCCGCGGGCGTCGAGCAGCTCGGGCTCGGGGAGACGGTTGTCCTCGGACGCTGCGGCCGAGAGCAGACCGGCGCGCACGCCCGAGGTCAGCGCCTGGCGCAGCCCGATGAGCTCACCGACGATGCGGCGGGAGTCGTTGCGGGCGTCGACGACGATCTCGTCGAACTCGGCGAGGCAGTCGGTGGCGAGCTCGCCGTCGTAGTCGCGGACCGCCTCGACGAGGTGCTCGATGTACTCGGCCACCTCGTCGCCGATGTTGTAGATCTCCTGGGTGAGTTCACGGTGCCGGAGCTCTGCGGCAAGTTTCTGCATCGCTTCAGCTCCTTTCCCGCCTCACGATTTCAATCCTGACGAGAGCAAACCTTAAGCCGTGGGCTGTGAGTTCCCGGTACGGCGCGCCGGGGAACTTCACAGGTGGGAAACAACGACCCCGGCCCCCATCCTCTCTCAGTGAAGAGGGCGGGGGCCGGGGAGAAGAACGGGAACCTAGCGGGTGCGGTAGAGCTTCTCGATGTCCTTGGCGTAGGTCTCGAACACGACGTTGCGCTTGACCTTCATCGTCGGGGTCAGCTCGCCCTCGCCCTCGGTGAGGTCGCGGTCGAGGATGCGGAACTTCTTGATGCCCTCGGACTTGGACACCGTGAGGTTGACGCTGTTGATGGCGTTCTGGATCTCCGCCTGCAGCTCCCGGCCGGCCGCGAGTTCCTTGACGGACTTCGAGGCGGGGATGCCGTGGGACTTCTTCCAGCGGTCGAACTCCTCCTCGTCCAGCGTGACCAGCAGGCCCGGGAAGGGCTTGCCGTCGCCGACGACGAGCGCCTGGGAGATGAGCGGGTGCTCGCGGAGCACCTCCTCCATGGGGGCGGGGGAAATGTTCTTGCCACCCGCGGTGACGATGAGATCCTTCTGGCGGCCCGTGATGAAGATGTGGCCCGTCTCGGAAATCCTGCCCAGGTCACCGGTGCGGAACCAGCCGTCGTTGAGCGCCTCGGCGGTGGCCTCAGGGTTGTTCCAGTAGCCGGCGAAGACGCCGCCTCCCTTGATGCAGAGCTCGCCCTCCTTGTTCACGCGGGCCGCGAAACCGTTGAGCGGCTGACCGATGGATCCGATGACGGGGTCCTCGTAGTTCACCGCGCAGGCCGCGGTGGTCTCGGTGAGGCCGTAGCCCTCGTAGACCGCAACGCCGGCGCCGCGGAAGAAGTGCAGGAGTTCGGAGTTGATGGCGGAGCCGCCGGAGATGGCCACGCCAACCTCGTTGCCCAGGGCGGTGCGGAGCTTGGAGTAGACGAGGCGTTCGAAGAGTTTGCGCTCCGCCTTGAGCCGACGGCTCGGTCCCTCGGGGGTGTCCTGTGCCTTGGAGAAGTCGATCGCGACCCGCTCGGCACGGCGGAAGACTTCGGCCGCAATGGGGCTCTTGCCAGCGGCCTGGTTGTAGGCGCTGTTACGCACCTTCTCGTAGACGCGGGGGACACCGAGGATGAGCTCCGGGCGGAACCTGGCGAAGGCGGTGGTGAGCGTGTTGGTGTCCGACCAGTGCGCCTGGGTCGCGCCACCGACGATGACGGCCAGGGTCACCGCGCGGGACAGCACGTGCGCCAGCGGCAGATAGGTGATGGTGCGACGGCCCGGGCGGGCGAGGGCTGCGACCTGGTCGTTCATCAGTGCGCGGACCTCGAAGATCCAGTTGTAGTGCGTGAGTTCGCAGCCCTTCGGGCGGCCGGTGGTGCCCGAGGTGTAGTTGATGGAGGAGACCGCGTCGTGCTTGATGGCGGCTACTCGACGGTCGACCTCAGCCTGGTCACCGGCGCGGCCGGTGAACTTCAGGGTGTTCACGGCGTCGGAGTTGATCTCCAGCACCTGGCGGAGCTTCGACTTGGATCCGGCGAGCTTGGGGGTGCCGTCTTCCTGCAGGAGCAGGTGATCGAACTTGTCGGTGTGCTCGCGGGTCTCGGTGATGGCCAGCACCGCCCCGGAGTCCTCCACGATCCACTCGATCTGGTGGGTGGAGGACGTGGGGTAGATGGGCACCACGATGCCACCGGCGCACCAGATGGCGAAGTCGATGAGGTTCCACTCGTAGCGGGTCTCAGAGAGCAGGACGATACGGTCGCCCTCCTCGATTCCCAGGGCGATGAGGCCCTTGGCGACCTCGTCCACCTCTTTGACAAATTCCTTGGCGGTGACGTTGACCCAGTCGAAACCCTCCGGGCGGATGAAGAGGACGGAATCCGGGCTCTCCTTGGCGAACTGGCGGAGCGCGGTCACACAGTTGTCATCTTCCGGGATCGTGAATCGCGCGGGCGCCGAATAGACGGTATCGCCCTGATAATCGCTGATCTCGATCGGAACAGTCGTGCCGGTGGCTAGCTTAACTTCAGACATTTGTGATCCTTGTCCATCGGTTTCAGTAATCTGGCTC
This sequence is a window from Corynebacterium doosanense CAU 212 = DSM 45436. Protein-coding genes within it:
- a CDS encoding hemolysin family protein, yielding MLSGILLLLGGIVVIGLIIAWNAFHVAQEFAYMSVDRQELRAAASHGDERAAAALKITQRTSFMLSAAQLGITISGLLVGFAAEPLIGQALGQIFGVFGVPVALSVAIGTILALVAATIVQMIFGELFPKNYTIAAPYSSALALARPTTTYLRLFGWLVRFFDWSSNTLLKLFGIEPVEDIDSTTDRHDLEHVLDDSRSSGELDDRTYMVLDRMLEFPEKDVDHAMIPRSRVSVLTPETTVGEARMEMYQSHTRFPVVDDEHEPVGVVHVLDVLDPALSGDSLVSEVMREPVIVHELMSLPDTVAAIREADDQMACVIDEYGGFVGIVTMEDLGEEVLGDMYDEHEDPETEEITATHSDQWVADGDTPVDEVERAVGYDLPDGDYETLSGLLLSVAGGLLDEGETVTLDLKALPGDFVDDADDLPSRSLKADILEVERNVPSEIRLTLVDPDAEDYEVQSPLDGGSTAVSRIRQHRSTTGKEN
- a CDS encoding AMP-dependent synthetase/ligase, translating into MSEVKLATGTTVPIEISDYQGDTVYSAPARFTIPEDDNCVTALRQFAKESPDSVLFIRPEGFDWVNVTAKEFVKEVDEVAKGLIALGIEEGDRIVLLSETRYEWNLIDFAIWCAGGIVVPIYPTSSTHQIEWIVEDSGAVLAITETREHTDKFDHLLLQEDGTPKLAGSKSKLRQVLEINSDAVNTLKFTGRAGDQAEVDRRVAAIKHDAVSSINYTSGTTGRPKGCELTHYNWIFEVRALMNDQVAALARPGRRTITYLPLAHVLSRAVTLAVIVGGATQAHWSDTNTLTTAFARFRPELILGVPRVYEKVRNSAYNQAAGKSPIAAEVFRRAERVAIDFSKAQDTPEGPSRRLKAERKLFERLVYSKLRTALGNEVGVAISGGSAINSELLHFFRGAGVAVYEGYGLTETTAACAVNYEDPVIGSIGQPLNGFAARVNKEGELCIKGGGVFAGYWNNPEATAEALNDGWFRTGDLGRISETGHIFITGRQKDLIVTAGGKNISPAPMEEVLREHPLISQALVVGDGKPFPGLLVTLDEEEFDRWKKSHGIPASKSVKELAAGRELQAEIQNAINSVNLTVSKSEGIKKFRILDRDLTEGEGELTPTMKVKRNVVFETYAKDIEKLYRTR
- the hemW gene encoding radical SAM family heme chaperone HemW; amino-acid sequence: MSGEKFGVYVHVPFCATRCGYCDFNTYTPGELGSAASTESYLVALEKELELGAAQVGRAADTVFIGGGTPSLLGAAGLSRVLDAVRGSFGLVDGAEITTESNPESTSPAFFAGLRKAGYTRISLGMQSASAAVLRVLDRQHTPGRPVAAAREAKAAGFEHVNLDMIYGTPTETDDDVRRTLDHVLSAEVDHVSAYSLIVEDGTAMARKVRRGELPQPDDDVYADRYAIIDERLRGAGFSWYEVSNWTRPGGECEHNLIYWRGQDWWGAGPGAHSFVAGERFYNVKHPARYYAELGEGRLPIQERETLSPADLHTEALMLGLRLAEGVPLGWINEAGQGAVDKHVQLGTLAVTGGRVAATDAGRLLIDGIIADILVAEER
- a CDS encoding CNNM domain-containing protein; this encodes MSHWYVALPVTIVVIIASAFFVMVEFSMLSARRHRIEEQAEHSSSARAALRSLNELTVMLAAAQLGITAATFALGAITEPWIHHALTPLFELSGLHPGAANVIAFLFSLFIVTFIHLVVGEMAPKSWAIAHPERALNLIAVPARGFVAIFRPLLQWINRIANRLVRRAGAEPIDRAAAKGYGTETLHHLVLHSAESGTLDKDYAENIEGVIALESSDIGQAVREYGSPSVEVSSDATVGEVHAAARRHGYLRILLTDPDSPIPNIVHIRDTMLATPEERADKFAHEPQRCDSSCSIQDVLDLMRDKNEQLVVVMEDGSVLGTITWDDIMNQLWPEIEEKLAR